The window ACAAtagggtcaaaatgggtatatagGGAGTctctaagaaaaatataatttggtctTAGACCCAAAAAGAAACTCTGGAGGAGCTTTAAAAGTCTcttaaaaagcaatttagaaaagtagaagaaaatttgggaaaaggaatgagagtaATGCAAAGGAGTCATGAATCAGTAGATGGAGCTAGGTGGCAAAATGAATGGAGCATCAACTCCATTCAGGAGTTGAGTCAGGAggacaagagttcaaatccagccttagacacttgacTGTTCTAGGTGTGTATGACCCTGCTAAGTCAATCTCAATTGCCTCCTATATACACACAAAAGTTGACAgcatggaaaaagaaatataaaaatttaccaaggaaaataactccctaaaaacagaattggtcaaaCACAAaagttcattaaagaaaataattccttaattagaaccagaggacaaaatagaaatggaaagaatctaccagttgcttcctgaaagagatcccaaaatgaaaactcccaggaatatccATATTCTACAGCTCACAAATCGAGGAGAATGTACTGCTAtggtcaggattacacaggatttgaAAGAACCAAagagcttggaatataatatatattggaaggcaaaggattacaaccaaaaatatgGGGAGAAGGAGGTGAGGGGATTGATGAACATTGAATGAAATAGATTGGAGCTCAGTAAAAAACTACCTCCAAATatgactcaagagaaatataaaaaagaaaaacagaaaatattcatCAACAAGGGACACTGAAAAAAAGTAGGGTAGATTGGGGAAGACAGTGATAAAAAAACACtggtaaggaaggaaagggggaggagagagagaaggggatagaCGCATAAGGGTCTGGAGcgaaatttattatgcttcaactgaagcaaaggaagggtagtaatcatgatctcagcaaaaagaaaaatttaaaagataatgagAGAAGCTCTTAGtgaagggtactatagacaataaagtcctatcagtactaaacatatatgtatcaaatatgtttacatatataccaTATGGTATATATCATTCCATTTGCTATGGTATCTAAAAATTTTGAAGAAGTTGAATGAGGTACAGCAGGAAATGGATAATAAAACTATACTACTAGAATGTCTCAGTGTTCCCTTCTCAGAACTTAACTAACTTTGTTAGATAAATCTtaacaaaaagcaagaaagaagataaaagtgTGAATAAAATTCTGGAGATGATAGCTCtcttggaaaaaactgaatgggtatagaaaggaatatactttcttctcagcagtataTCTACACAAAATTTGACCCTATATTAGGATATAAACTGCCaccaaatgcagaaatagtaaatacatacTTTTCAGatcaaaacacaataaaattacattcagtaatgCATGATAGATTATAatttaaatggaaactaaataatcctaaaaaataagtgcatcaaagaataatagaaacaattgataattttattaaaatgacaGTGAGACGACATAATCAAAGTTTCTTGGGGGGCAACCAAAGTGATACAGTAAAATGTATATATCTGATTCCTTAACATAagtaaaataaagacaaagtagATCAATTGGGGCAGCAACAAGTAGAGATGAAATCAAAATATTCCCAATTAAACAAATTGAAAATCCCCCAaattaaagagattaataaagttgaaagtaaaaataccattgaactaataagtaaaactaaatGCTGGTTttctaaacaaaacaaagtatataaactattagttaatttgattttttaaaaaggaaagaaaaccagaTTATGAGTTCAAAAGTGAAAGGGGTTTAATTCaacaccaatgaagagaaaattaagacaattgttagGAGCTTTCTTACCTAATTATATCTGAAAAGAAATGGatggatatatataaaaatttgaattgctcaggttgaggagaaaaaaatacttaacccagtctgagaaaaagaaattgagcaagccatcaaaaaagaaaaaatctcccaggaccaaatggattcacaaatgaattctgccaaacatttaaagaacaatccctatactacttgaaaaaaatttcagagtcctattaaattccttttataatacaaatatagtgctgatacctaaaccaggaaaagccaaaatagaaaattgtagATAAATTTCCCTtattgttgtgatatgggagccacccagtggctgctggaggtcttaacagacctgtagaatggatctcttcatgtgagaagatgatgatgatacaaggagactgagaggcaattgcattctgacatctttcctcttctttcttgcctccaatttatttcattcccaatccacaaggaacatctgcatttgtaaaggctgctttgcaactccttcaagtgttatgatctACAGCTGTGGAGGATCTTGGAGAATTgatctgccccttcacttaggcgtAATCATTAACACCTAATGAATATcattgcaaaaattttaaatgaactactagcaaagagattatagcaacatGTATCATACACTGTgatcaggtgggatttatactaggaatatttgactggttcaatattaggaaatacCAATATATTGTCAATTATGTATTAGGAAAACATCACCAAAAACCACCAGAATTCTGGGCCTGAATAGACCCAGAAAAAAACCTTTGATAAAATACAGTAcccaatttctattaaaaacactatagagAGGGTGCAGTTAGATGGTGTATTTTAATAGAGGCCCATTATCACCTGTTTAATATTGtgctagaaatattagctatagaAATAAGCTATAgcagtaaaagaagaaagaaattaaaagaaaagaattaaaataattggtgatgaggaaacaaaactatcattctttgtagataatatggtagtatactttaaaaatctatccccccaaaaaaaaacttagttGAAGTAACAACTTGGCataatcatcagaatttctagacattaccaacaaagccccAAAGTGGGAGAtggaaagaaattccatttaaaacaacgttagacaatataaaatactcgTCTATTTGCCatgacaaatccaggaactatgtAAACACAGTTATAAAACACTTCACactaaaatcagatctaaacaattgggaaaatgttaattgttcatggataggccaagtCCAATATAATAGCAATGACAGTTTTCCCTAAATGAATCTATTCAATGCTATTCCAATCaaactcaaaaaattattttaaagagctgGGAaaaacaattcatctggaagggaAAATTTCAAGGACATCAAGGGAATCAattgattataaaaaaataagtgatCTAGTCATATCAGATCTCAGgttatattataaagtggtaataaAAAAtggatcattggaatagattaggtacaaattacattataataaatgaCCATGGTAGTCTTGATGTGTGATAAACCCAGAGGTGGAAGTTTTTGGAATAAAagctcatttgacaaaaattgctggggtggggaaattggatcaaaaaaatatcaaaaaaaatctcGTGTTCTCTATcagaataaggtcaaaatgggtatttACACCTAATGGGTGATAACTGTTATTTATGGACAAGAGAAGAATTTGGGACCAAAatataaagagctttacaaaatgtgaaattatattttttatgcaAAGCCAGTGCAGCCACAAttataagaaattaattaattaaacaatatagaaaaaattttggaaacaaGTTTCTGATAGAGgcttaatttcttaaatatatagaggactgagtcaaatttataaaaatataacagttgataaattatcaaaggcaattttcagacaaaaagTTACCTGTACTTacgaaaaaatgctctaaatcacttacTTAGAGAAATGGAAACTAAAACAACCTAcctcacctatcagattgactaataatgacaaaaggaaaatgttagATGTTTGAGGGAATGTGGGCAAACTGGGGCACTAGTTGGAGTTGTAAACTATTccatcattctggaaagtaatttgaaactatgcctaaagggatataaaactgcaTGTCCTTTGATCAGCAGTATTTTGCTGCTAGGTCAATatcccaaaaaagggaaaagaacctatctgttcaaaaatatttgacagctctttttgtgatggcaaagggGAAGATGCCCCTTCACTTGGGGAAagactaaacaagctgtggtatatagattgtattagaaaattatttgctTTACAAAATGACAAGGAGGCTAATTTTAGGAAATTTAGGTATTGCCTGTAATTTATAGGCTCCTATGCCAACTAATGGCATTTGGGGGAGGAGGTTGGTGGTGAACAGCATAGAGGAAATGACTTGTTTGATTCTTAACAATGTCTTAACCTTTTTGAGcttctttcctcatctgaaaataggAATAATCATAACCTCATAAGATGTTgataagatcaaatgggatattttATGTAATGAATGTACTTTGTAAACCCTAAGTGACATGTTAATGTCAGCTTTCATGTGTATCCTCTGCCATGCTCATATGTTACCTGAGAATGCATCAGATTAATAGTTTAGTATTTCATTTAGCCTTATTAATGATAGCCTTTCTCTTCAGTTTAGAGAACTCAACAAATAATGCTGATGCCTCCAGCAACAAATTTGTATTTGGACAGAACATGAGTGAAAGAGTGCTGGTGAGTTTCTCACATTTGCTCAACTGTGTTACCTTGAACAAATACCCTCGCTGTTCTAACTTGCCACTTATTGCTCTTTCGCAATCTTCAGATttgcttcctctcccttcctccctgaaAATAGAGATGATAGTACTAGCATTCTTTACTTCTTTTGACTCTTGTGAATAAATCATTGTGTAAACATTAAAGAATTGTTAAGTTACAGATGACAGGTCTTTTCCTGGGGAAGACAGAACAAGAGAGGCTTTTTATGACatggaaaaaattattctttaaacagGTTCTCTTCATTTGTAATTACAAACATATTGTATTAATGGGGGATAATGGCATAGTAGAATTATCATTGTATGAAACTTAATTTCCACTTGTGTGTCTTTGGGCAAGTATTCTTCAGCATAAGACCTGGTTGCTTTCggtataaaattaagaaattatacTAGGTGACTTTGTAGTCCTTTCTAGTCCTAGAACTTTATGATGCTCTGAGGCTTTGTTAAGCATGCTAGTAGATCAAATATATAAAGTCTCAACTTATTAAAAGGACAATCTTATTTATCACATAAAGGCATGGGAACAGAGtaaggtaaaaaaacaaacaaaaataaagtttaagtgGCTTGGACCTTGTGACTTGAGAATACAGACTTCTCATTGTCAGCGTGTATACTCTGAGGTACAGATGAAGTCACCATTTTTAGCATccttatcaattgtttctattatttgttctttgacgcacttattttttaggattatttagtttccatttaaattttaatctatcatgcattactgaatgtaatttttattgcgttttgatctgaaaaggatgtatttactatttctgcttttctgcagtTGGTGGTggtttatatcctaatatatggtcaaattttGTGTAGATACTGtatactgctgagaagaaagtatgttCCTTTTaattcctgtttttctttccacAAAAATTAATCTCTGAAGATTAAACTGCTAACTAGAAAAGATATTTGCATAAAACCCAGgaagttgggggaaaaaagggaaggagagaacaaCAGAAATAGTGAAATAGTTTCTATCTCCTGCTGAAACCTGGCTTTCTGATGCCTCTGGCAGTGGAAAATAACAGAGCTTGATTCCCACTTCCCACAAGACATCTTAAGGACAGCTTCTGGGGTGAAATGTGCGTGGATAGGTTGAATCCAGGAAAGCCAGTCTGTACAGTATCAGATGTCCCCAGTTTAACCAGACACTGACAGATATGCCAGTCCTTTATGAAAAAAgtaagaaggaaggggaaataagATTTGTAGGTCATGAGTGGCTATCATTCTCACCTAGAAGTTTTCTTCTTTACAGTGATTTCATCTCACGTATTTCTTGTCCCCTGCAGAGTCCACCAAAATCTAGTGAATCTAGTATAGATGCCAGCAAGGACAATACTGCTGCTGAATCTGGCTCAGAATCCTCCTCCCTAGAAGCCACCCCTGAGAAAGGTAAACCATGAACATCCTATGTGAGAACAGTTAGGGATTGGCTGGTTTTGCAGACAGCATTTAAAATTACTTAAGGAGTCTTGGTgattcaggacaaaaaaaaaagagagagacctcTTATAGATTGTTCAGAAAGCCTAAATGCCTGAATCTTCCAAGTCAGAAGTCGTGCAACTTTGCAAGATAGACTTTGGAACCATTTCTGAAAATAACAAATCTGTCATGACTTATTGGGCAATAAACATCATACTTACTGTGTTCAAAGTGAGTTAGTCATATATAGCCTGAAGAGCTGGTCCCAGGGTCAGCCGTGTAGCTGATCTCTAGCGAGAGTTAGTGATAGTTCACACTCTTTTTTTATTGgaagcattatttttcattagttaAAGAAAGTCTAAAGAAAATCTAAAGATTTCAGGAATCTTTTTATTGAGGTCTCTTCTACTAATACTTGTTAGCTATCTGACCTCAGGCCATTTTATGgtctcttaacctcagtttctttctctgtgaaaTCAGGCCATTTGAATGGATAATCTCcagtttcttccaattttttctaatCTAATACTTGCCTCCCacttaacaaaaaggaaaactccTGTTACCAAATACACTGGCTGTTATTAGTGCTGCCCATCATAAGTAATTGGTACATCCTCcttattaataatcaataaaactTTCCAGGGATGCACTTTGTAGAGGTATATGTTTAGAGGTTTCTTAATAAGGATTTAtgatatcaaaaatatattttgtataaaataaaaatatatgtgtataagaaGTTTTTCTTGTAGTACCTAATCTCAGATTTGTTCATGGGGGCACTTCTTCTGACTGTCCACTATCTTGCCATACTGGGGCTAGATGATCAGGCTAATtatcttttgtgtgtgtttttgtgatggataaattcttcccctttcccaacaAACATGGAAAATGTTGTTTAGCTAATAATGTTTCAGAGTCACTGGCAGAATCAGCAGCTGCCTACACCAAggccacagccaggaagtgtttacTAGAAAAGGTGGAAGTGATCACCGGCGAAGAGGCAGAGAGCAACGTATTACAGGTAAGGTGGAAACTGAACAAAAAGCAGCTTTGACCAGTCAGCGTGTCCCATCTTAAGGGGTTCTTGGCGATAGGAGTAGTTGCCCAAAGCATCCTGATTGGGCTTGATAATAAGTGGCACTCCCAGGACTTCAGAAAGCAGTTTGGCCATGTggtatgttttatataattggaCTACATGCCTGGGGAGCAAATGGCTCCCAGGCCCTACCCTAAAAGTCCTCAAGTTCTCTCAGATGATAGAGAAGCCTGATCTGATCCCTGGGAGACCCTATAGCCAGTTATCTCTGCCACCTTCAGTGAATAAGGATTTCTCTTGTGTTACAGATCCAATGCAAGTTGTTTGTGTTTGACAAAACATCACAGTCTTGGGTGGAAAGAGGCAGAGGACTACTCAGACTTAATGACATGGCTTCAACAGATGATGGGACGTTACAATCTCGACTGGGTAAGGAGAGCTCCAAGGCAAGCCTAagctttccctttcccctcctaatGTCCTGAATGTTCTGCCCGCTCCTAAGCCCTGTCTTGTCCAGGAGAAAAATGAGTCTGTGTCCTCTACCACCTCCTCTGTCTACTCTCCCAGCCTCTGGAGGGTCattgtttttgcaagtagaaaacCAAATAGCTTCCCTCCTTGATTAGCTTAATCGGGAAATGTTAGCTGCAGAACTTGGGAAGAACTAGTAGGACTAGTGCATGCCCCTTGTGTGTCTGCCCTCTTGGGACAGCAGGATTGCAGCTTAGCTCTTTTCTGACTGACCTGCCGGCTTTTGTGGCTTTCAGTAATGCGGACCCAAGGGAGCTTGCGGCTTATCCTCAACACCAAGCTATGGGCACAGATGCAGATTGACAAAGCCAGTGAGAAGAGCATCCGAATCACAGCCATGGACACTGAGGATCAGGGAGTCAAAGTGTTCTTGATCTCGGTAAGTTCTGGGAACAGGATCCTCCTCATGAAGGAGCTTGCAGTTCATTCTTGTCTTAGACAAGGTCCGTTTTTCACATGGCCTCTGACCACACTTGGGGTGGGGTTTGAGTTGTACAAGCCCAGCACCTCCTGTGTGCTTAGCCTGTACCAGGCACGGCAGGTGGAGGAATGGGAAGGAATAGGAGCAGTAAGACCCAAGGACGGAGGCTCACTCCTACCTGTAAAGATCCTAAAGGGACACCAGATAGGGTACAAGACACAATAAAATTCAGGGTTGCATTTAGATTTAATAACAGCAGCTGTACGGGTTGTTAGAGAGATCAGCAAGGCTTTGACTAGTCGGGGTAGCACAGAGAAACTAGGGTGTTGAACTGAGCCTcaaataatagctagaatttaaatGGTAAATGCTCACATTTGTGTATAGATGGAATTTATATCCATGTCTCCAAGTTTAGCAGTCAAGAGTAGGGGATCGGGGTGATGTGTACATCCTAATCAAGGGCAATGATCTGAATCAAGACAACAAATGATGTTGGACTGGTGTTGAGGATAGCAAGGAAAACCAGCCTGACCAAAGTAGAAGAGGGCTGGCTGGGGAgcaaattagaaaatgagtgtAGGACACCTTTCCGAAGCCCTTATAAACTAAGCAGAAGAATCTTCATTTTTTACAAGAGGAAATAAGAATGAGTAATTGCATGAGGCATTCCTAAGATGGACAGTGCCTTTGGTAGCATTGGAGCATCTCTTGGATAGATGGGGCTAAGTAGAGTGTGCTTTCACATTTCCTTGGCTCTTGCTAGCAGGTAACAGAGTGCAGATGGAGGAGCAATCACTGTCCAGACTCAGTAAGTGAGGGACCTCTCTTGTGCTGACCTTGGTGAGCAAAGCCCTTAGGTgattggaatctttgggtttagagccagaaggaactcccttcttttatatataaggaaGTAGAGATCCAAACAGGGAAGGTAACTTGGCTGGTTTTTATTTGGCAGGTTTGGctgaatccaggtttttctggttctcagccaggttttttttttttcacatctgcatttatttcctttttcctagaAAGATGAACTTTATGATTCCTTCCCTGGACtggtcatttgtctttttttcaaaCACATTACTGGCCCCTCAGTCTTTGCTGCCTCTTATGTCAGAGTGGTTTTAGTCTCTTTAAACTTTATAATATTGCTCCCTCCATTTGGAGAATcctgaaacagaaagaaagtttGTAACGGCACTTGAACCTTGGACCTGGATCTATTGTCCCCCTCCCCCTTGCCTTCTAGTCCTAATCTTTTCCTAATCTTTTCTAGTcctaatcttttctctttctgcaaCTACCCTTTTCCTTTCTAGGCCAGCTCCAAAGATACTGGGCAGCTGTTTGCAGCACTGCATCACCGGATCTTAGCATTGCGCAGCAGGATAGAGCAAGAACAGGAGACCAAGATCCCAGCTCCAGAGCCTGAAGTGACACAGTCAAATGAGGAGGACAGCGATGATGATGTTCTGGCTCCTTCTGCATCCACCGGAGGGGGTGAGGAGTCTGGCCCCAGGCCATCCTGACTGTGACTGAGAGTGCAGATGCACAAGTGCAGATGCAGATGTCTCATAGGGAAGCCATTGACATTGGGGGATTGGAAAGGGCCCCTTGGAGCATTTTAgctgaggaagagaaggaacagCGGAGCAGCAGCCATGGAGGGACAGCTGGGAGATGGTAGTCATGTTCAGGGAATAACAGGGAAGCACTGTCATTGCCCAgtagaagagatggagagaggaaaatgtaAAACAAAGTTATAAATGGAACAAGTCATGAAGAGATTTAAAAGCCAGATGGCagattttaaatttgaatctggaagtaggtaatagggagccagtaGGATAGATTTGTGAAGGAGAGATACGGTGGTAACATGATCAGAATCATGCTTTGGGAAGATCATTTTGGCAACTAAGTGGAGGATAGACTTGGATGAGACCATAGAGACAGGAAAATGAACTGAAATGTTAAAGTAATTGAGGCTTAAGGTAATAAGGGCTTGTGCTGGTTTCAGAGGAGtgaaagagacaggaaaaatgTAGCAAAAGTGTCAAGGACAGGACTTGGCAAGGCAGAGGAtgggaaggggggtgggggggaatggTGTAGTAAGAGTGAAGGACTGAGAATGACACCTAAGTCCTGTACCGAGGTGATCAGGAAGATGGTACCCTGTAGAGCAATAGGGACACTCAGAAGAGAATTGGGGTTGGGGggagagataatgagttcagttttggccatgttgagtttaaaatatctATGAGCTATTATCTTACTGGAACTGTGAGCCTAAGAGTCTGGAATCATGCATAGAAGTATTAATTGAATCCAAGGGAGCTGCTTAGATCACTAAGCACAATgtagtgggagaaaaaaaaaaagggcctagGCCAGAGCCTTGGGAAACTCCTTCAGTTAATGAGGTGTATATCCAGCAAATGAGACTGAAAAGGAATgataggagaaccaggagagaacagggttatgaaaacctagagagaagtgTGATGGACAATGTGAAAAGTTGCAGAGAgaccaagaagaaagaagattgaGAAGAGGCCATAGTACCCTGTGGTGTGCATTGATGGAGGCCTTAAATGTAGCTGGGACTGTGTCCCTGTCCTCTTGGCATTCATACGTCTAGTGCAAGGCTTCAAGTGTTTTTATGTCCAGGACCACTCTAGTAATCTGGTGTAACCTATTGGGAGAGGTAGAAACAGGTCAAGCTGATCCCTGGCAGTGAAGTTGAATGTCAGTAACTTGTAGATACTtgtcttcactcactttttatcCTCCTGTCCTTTTCTTCCTGTCATACCACATTCTTAGAACTAACCTCCATGCTGAATGGATTAGTTTCTCACTCCTGTTTTCAATCCCTCACTCTCCCCCTTCTCAGACATAAGCATTTTAATTAGAATCATTGCCAGACATCCCTAATAACCAACTCATTACTAATCAGTCATTTGTGAATGTCATCATAATGATATGAATAACTGATTTATATAGCTCCATTAAAATTGCCAAAGCCCTTAATTATGCATATTTAGCTCCAGCCATGACCCTCAGGATTATTTGACCCAGAGGGAGCTGCTGCTTAGATCTGCAGTCGCTGGCTTCTTTCCCAAATACAAGATGGAGTCTCTAAAAAGATAGCTAAATATgcatatggttttttaaaaaaaatttttttcccggAGGCTTTTTGTTCTGAGATGAATGGGTCCTTGTCCCGGTTCTACTCTCAAATAACCTATGGGAAGGGACTTGTGGGACTTTGTTCTTGGAGGGTGAGTGAGGTGCCTCCCTGTGCTTTGTTTTCAGGCACCGGTGATGAAGGGGATGGGCAGACAGTCGGGAGCACATAGCAGCTGGAAGCTCATCTGCTTGCAAGGCTGCTGCTTGTCcactctccccccttcccccggCAGGCGCCGCGATCGTTCCAGGCAGTGTTGGCGGCTCCAGGACTTAGGAACCATGCATCCCTGTTCTGTTTGTTCGTTTCTTTGGTCTGGATCAGTAGATTCCACACAAAGCAGACTCAGAAAACTGCCTGAATGTGGTTTGGGACATGAAAGCTCATCATATTGATGAGCAGAAAAATa of the Sarcophilus harrisii chromosome 1, mSarHar1.11, whole genome shotgun sequence genome contains:
- the RANBP3 gene encoding ran-binding protein 3 isoform X10, whose translation is MADLANEEKPAIAPPVFVFQKDKGQKRSADGSSPEDGEDSDREDGNYCPPIKRERTSSLTQFPPSQSVSKNNVFMPSTFCEPSAGNSDSEPEEKSSGFRLKPPTLIHGQAPSAGLPSQKPKEQQRSVLRPAVLQAPQPKALTQTVPNSGTNGVNVPSECLGAATSESINNSALRNPSESADKEKEPQKNESSNTSEDETCERKKQIAQQAFVFGQNLRDRVKLGHENAETSELQNAGHSSSETPSATNYFLQYISSSLENSTNNADASSNKFVFGQNMSERVLSPPKSSESSIDASKDNTAAESGSESSSLEATPEKANNVSESLAESAAAYTKATARKCLLEKVEVITGEEAESNVLQIQCKLFVFDKTSQSWVERGRGLLRLNDMASTDDGTLQSRLVMRTQGSLRLILNTKLWAQMQIDKASEKSIRITAMDTEDQGVKVFLISASSKDTGQLFAALHHRILALRSRIEQEQETKIPAPEPEVTQSNEEDSDDDVLAPSASTGGGTGDEGDGQTVGST
- the RANBP3 gene encoding ran-binding protein 3 isoform X11; the encoded protein is MVQVQKMEKVRKSARYWMYSDREDGNYCPPIKRERTSSLTQFPPSQSVSKNNVFMPSTFCEPSAGNSDSEPEEKSSGFRLKPPTLIHGQAPSAGLPSQKPKEQQRSVLRPAVLQAPQPKALTQTVPNSGTNGVNVPSECLGAATSESINNSALRNPSESADKEKEPQKNESSNTSEDETCERKKQIAQQAFVFGQNLRDRVKLGHENAETSELQNAGHSSSETPSATNYFLQYISSSLENSTNNADASSNKFVFGQNMSERVLSPPKSSESSIDASKDNTAAESGSESSSLEATPEKANNVSESLAESAAAYTKATARKCLLEKVEVITGEEAESNVLQIQCKLFVFDKTSQSWVERGRGLLRLNDMASTDDGTLQSRLVMRTQGSLRLILNTKLWAQMQIDKASEKSIRITAMDTEDQGVKVFLISASSKDTGQLFAALHHRILALRSRIEQEQETKIPAPEPEVTQSNEEDSDDDVLAPSASTGGGTGDEGDGQTVGST
- the RANBP3 gene encoding ran-binding protein 3 isoform X13; translated protein: MADLANEEKPAIAPPVFVFQKDKGQKRSADGSSPEDGEDSDREDGNYCPPIKRERTSSLTQFPPSQSEEKSSGFRLKPPTLIHGQAPSAGLPSQKPKEQQRSVLRPAVLQAPQPKALTQTVPNSGTNGVNVPSECLGAATSESINNSALRNPSESADKEKEPQKNESSNTSEDETCERKKQIAQQAFVFGQNLRDRVKLGHENAETSELQNAGHSSSETPSATNYFLQYISSSLENSTNNADASSNKFVFGQNMSERVLSPPKSSESSIDASKDNTAAESGSESSSLEATPEKESLAESAAAYTKATARKCLLEKVEVITGEEAESNVLQIQCKLFVFDKTSQSWVERGRGLLRLNDMASTDDGTLQSRLVMRTQGSLRLILNTKLWAQMQIDKASEKSIRITAMDTEDQGVKVFLISASSKDTGQLFAALHHRILALRSRIEQEQETKIPAPEPEVTQSNEEDSDDDVLAPSASTGGGTGDEGDGQTVGST
- the RANBP3 gene encoding ran-binding protein 3 isoform X12, encoding MADLANEEKPAIAPPVFVFQKDKGQKRSADGSSPEDGEDSDREDGNYCPPIKRERTSSLTQFPPSQSEEKSSGFRLKPPTLIHGQAPSAGLPSQKPKEQQRSVLRPAVLQAPQPKALTQTVPNSGTNGVNVPSECLGAATSESINNSALRNPSESADKEKEPQKNESSNTSEDETCERKKQIAQQAFVFGQNLRDRVKLGHENAETSELQNAGHSSSETPSATNYFLQYISSSLENSTNNADASSNKFVFGQNMSERVLSPPKSSESSIDASKDNTAAESGSESSSLEATPEKANNVSESLAESAAAYTKATARKCLLEKVEVITGEEAESNVLQIQCKLFVFDKTSQSWVERGRGLLRLNDMASTDDGTLQSRLVMRTQGSLRLILNTKLWAQMQIDKASEKSIRITAMDTEDQGVKVFLISASSKDTGQLFAALHHRILALRSRIEQEQETKIPAPEPEVTQSNEEDSDDDVLAPSASTGGGTGDEGDGQTVGST